A region from the Streptomyces lydicus genome encodes:
- a CDS encoding TetR/AcrR family transcriptional regulator — protein MPDRLSRNPSTSPAGTRAPGQRADARNNRARLLQAARDAYTLDGADVPSSAIARRAGVGAATLYRHFPTRDALIAAAFSEQLGQCTATVDEALKDDDPWRGLRTALTKVCRMQAEDRGFSAAFLAGFPDAPDVRRERTRAESGLARLVQRAKETGQLRKDFDTSDITLLLLANNGVLRDSPAASMAASRRLLAYFLQSCRPTDDTPLPEPAPLRLDDLYRTPRRTG, from the coding sequence ATGCCTGACCGACTGTCTCGGAACCCGTCCACCTCCCCCGCCGGCACCCGCGCCCCGGGGCAGCGAGCCGACGCCCGGAACAACCGCGCTCGGCTCCTCCAGGCCGCTCGCGACGCATACACCCTCGACGGCGCCGACGTGCCCTCCAGCGCAATCGCCCGCCGGGCCGGTGTGGGTGCCGCCACCCTCTACCGGCACTTCCCGACCCGCGACGCGCTGATCGCGGCCGCGTTCTCCGAACAACTCGGCCAGTGCACCGCGACCGTCGACGAGGCCCTCAAGGACGACGATCCCTGGCGCGGACTTCGCACCGCCCTCACCAAGGTCTGCCGGATGCAGGCCGAGGACCGCGGCTTCAGTGCCGCGTTCCTCGCCGGATTCCCCGACGCTCCCGACGTCCGGCGTGAACGCACCCGCGCCGAGTCGGGCCTCGCCCGGCTGGTGCAGCGGGCGAAGGAAACCGGACAGCTGCGCAAGGACTTCGACACCAGCGACATCACGCTGCTGCTCCTGGCCAACAACGGCGTCCTGCGGGACTCCCCGGCGGCCTCCATGGCCGCGTCCCGCCGCCTGCTCGCCTACTTCCTCCAGTCCTGCCGGCCGACGGACGACACACCGCTGCCCGAACCCGCGCCACTCCGCCTCGACGACCTGTACAGGACACCGCGTCGCACGGGATGA
- the groL gene encoding chaperonin GroEL (60 kDa chaperone family; promotes refolding of misfolded polypeptides especially under stressful conditions; forms two stacked rings of heptamers to form a barrel-shaped 14mer; ends can be capped by GroES; misfolded proteins enter the barrel where they are refolded when GroES binds): MAKIIAFDEEARRGLERGMNQLADAVKVTLGPKGRNVVLEKKWGAPTITNDGVSIAKEIELEDPYEKIGAELVKEVAKKTDDVAGDGTTTATVLAQALVREGLRNVAAGANPMALKRGIERAVEAVSAALLEQAKDVETKEQIASTASISAADTQIGELIAEAMDKVGKEGVITVEESQTFGLELELTEGMRFDKGYISAYFATDMERMEAALDDPYILIVNSKISNVKDLLPLLEKVMQSGKPLLIIAEDVEGEALSTLVVNKIRGTFKSVAVKAPGFGDRRKAMLGDIAILTGGTVISEEVGLKLENAGLELLGRARKVVITKDETTIVDGAGDSEQVQGRVNQIRAEIENSDSDYDREKLQERLAKLAGGVAVIKAGAATEVELKERKHRIEDAVRNAKAAVEEGIVAGGGVALLQASSVFEKLDLDGDEATGANAVKLALEAPLKQISVNGGLEGGVVVEKVRNLPVGHGLNAATGDYVDMIAEGIIDPAKVTRSALQNAASIAALFLTTEAVIADKPEKAAAAGAPGGMPGGDMDF, translated from the coding sequence ATGGCCAAGATCATCGCGTTCGACGAGGAGGCACGGCGCGGTCTCGAGCGCGGGATGAACCAGCTCGCCGACGCCGTCAAGGTCACCCTCGGCCCCAAGGGCCGCAACGTCGTCCTCGAGAAGAAGTGGGGCGCCCCCACGATCACCAACGATGGTGTTTCCATCGCCAAGGAGATCGAGCTCGAGGACCCGTACGAGAAGATCGGCGCCGAGCTGGTCAAGGAGGTCGCGAAGAAGACGGACGACGTCGCCGGTGACGGCACGACGACCGCGACCGTCCTGGCCCAGGCTCTGGTCCGCGAGGGCCTGCGCAACGTCGCCGCCGGCGCCAACCCGATGGCCCTCAAGCGCGGCATCGAGCGTGCCGTCGAGGCCGTCTCCGCCGCCCTGCTGGAGCAGGCCAAGGACGTGGAGACCAAGGAGCAGATCGCTTCGACCGCCTCCATCTCCGCCGCTGACACCCAGATCGGCGAGCTGATCGCCGAGGCCATGGACAAGGTCGGCAAGGAAGGCGTCATCACCGTCGAGGAGTCCCAGACCTTCGGTCTGGAGCTGGAACTCACCGAGGGTATGCGCTTCGACAAGGGCTACATCTCGGCGTACTTCGCGACCGACATGGAGCGCATGGAAGCCGCGCTCGACGACCCGTACATCCTGATCGTCAACTCGAAGATCAGCAACGTGAAGGACCTGCTCCCGCTCCTGGAGAAGGTCATGCAGTCGGGCAAGCCGCTGCTGATCATCGCCGAGGACGTCGAGGGCGAGGCCCTGTCGACCCTGGTCGTCAACAAGATCCGTGGCACCTTCAAGTCCGTCGCCGTCAAGGCCCCGGGCTTCGGTGACCGCCGCAAGGCCATGCTCGGCGACATCGCCATCCTCACCGGTGGCACCGTCATCTCCGAGGAGGTCGGCCTCAAGCTGGAGAACGCCGGTCTCGAACTGCTCGGCCGCGCCCGCAAGGTCGTCATCACCAAGGACGAGACCACCATCGTCGACGGTGCCGGCGACAGCGAGCAGGTCCAGGGCCGGGTCAACCAGATCCGCGCCGAGATCGAGAACAGCGACTCGGACTACGACCGCGAGAAGCTCCAGGAGCGTCTGGCGAAGCTGGCCGGCGGCGTGGCCGTCATCAAGGCCGGTGCCGCCACCGAGGTCGAGCTCAAGGAGCGCAAGCACCGCATCGAGGACGCCGTTCGCAACGCGAAGGCGGCCGTCGAGGAGGGCATCGTCGCCGGCGGTGGCGTGGCCCTGCTCCAGGCCTCCTCGGTCTTCGAGAAGCTGGACCTGGACGGCGACGAGGCGACCGGCGCCAACGCCGTGAAGCTCGCGCTGGAGGCCCCGCTCAAGCAGATCTCCGTCAACGGCGGCCTTGAGGGCGGCGTTGTGGTGGAGAAGGTGCGCAACCTGCCCGTGGGTCACGGCCTCAACGCCGCGACCGGCGACTACGTCGACATGATCGCCGAAGGCATCATCGACCCGGCCAAGGTCACGCGCTCCGCGCTGCAGAACGCCGCCTCCATCGCGGCGCTGTTCCTCACCACCGAGGCCGTCATCGCCGACAAGCCGGAGAAGGCCGCTGCGGCGGGCGCTCCGGGCGGCATGCCGGGCGGTGACATGGACTTCTGA
- a CDS encoding cold-shock protein: MAQGTVKWFNAEKGYGFIAVDGGADVFVHYSAIQMDGYRTLEEGQRVEFEISQGQKGPQADMVRVAG, from the coding sequence ATGGCTCAGGGCACCGTCAAGTGGTTCAACGCGGAGAAGGGGTACGGCTTCATCGCGGTCGACGGTGGTGCGGATGTTTTCGTCCACTACAGCGCGATCCAGATGGACGGTTACCGCACCCTTGAGGAGGGTCAGCGGGTCGAGTTCGAGATCTCGCAGGGCCAGAAGGGACCGCAGGCGGACATGGTCCGGGTGGCCGGCTGA
- a CDS encoding MoaD/ThiS family protein, producing MSVKVRIPTILRTYTGGQAEVAAEGATLSEVITDLEQNHQGIAARVLDDAGKLRRFVNVYVNDDDVRFEQGLETPTPDGAGVSIIPAVAGGC from the coding sequence ATGAGCGTGAAGGTCCGCATCCCCACCATCCTCCGCACGTACACCGGCGGCCAGGCCGAGGTCGCCGCCGAGGGCGCGACCCTCTCCGAGGTGATCACCGACCTGGAGCAGAACCACCAGGGCATCGCCGCCCGGGTGCTCGACGACGCCGGCAAGCTGCGCCGTTTCGTGAACGTCTACGTCAACGACGACGATGTGCGCTTCGAGCAGGGTCTTGAGACGCCGACCCCGGACGGTGCGGGCGTCTCGATCATTCCGGCGGTCGCCGGAGGCTGCTGA
- the thrC gene encoding threonine synthase: MAVQVTENAPTVALGPAVALSCRECGQRNPLGPIFACQDCFGPLEVAYDLPSGDPEGLKKQIEAGPDNIWRYAPLLPVPADVADKPNLNPGFTKLVQADRLAAELGVTGGLYVKDDSGNPTHSFKDRVVAIAVEAARAFGFTTLSCSSTGNLAGAVGAAARRAGFKSCVFIPHDLEAGKVVMAAVYGGDLVGIEGNYDDVNRFCSELIGDPLGEGWGFVNVNLRPYYGEGSKTLAYEICEQLGWRLPDQIVIPIASGSQLTKIDKGLKELIALGLVEDKPYKIFGAQAEGCSPVSAAFKAGHDVVRPQKPKTIAKSLAIGNPADGPYVLDIARRTGGAVEDVNDEQIVDAIKLLARTEGIFAETAGGVTVGVTKKLIEAGVLDPSLTTVVLNTGDGLKTLDAVAPTSGPTATIRPDLDAFRAAGLAG, from the coding sequence ATGGCTGTGCAAGTCACCGAAAACGCCCCCACCGTCGCTCTGGGCCCCGCCGTCGCCCTGTCCTGCCGCGAGTGCGGACAGCGCAATCCGCTCGGCCCGATCTTCGCGTGCCAGGACTGTTTCGGGCCGCTCGAAGTCGCGTACGACCTGCCGAGCGGCGACCCCGAGGGCCTGAAGAAGCAGATCGAGGCCGGTCCGGACAACATCTGGCGCTACGCCCCGCTGCTGCCCGTCCCCGCCGACGTCGCCGACAAGCCCAACCTGAACCCCGGCTTCACCAAGCTCGTCCAGGCCGACCGGCTCGCCGCCGAGCTGGGCGTCACCGGCGGTCTGTACGTCAAGGACGACTCGGGCAACCCGACGCACTCCTTCAAGGACCGCGTCGTGGCGATCGCCGTCGAGGCCGCCCGCGCCTTCGGCTTCACCACCCTCTCCTGCTCCTCGACCGGCAACCTCGCCGGCGCGGTCGGCGCCGCGGCGCGCCGGGCCGGCTTCAAGTCCTGCGTGTTCATCCCGCACGACCTGGAGGCCGGCAAGGTCGTCATGGCCGCGGTCTACGGCGGTGACCTGGTCGGCATCGAGGGCAACTACGACGACGTCAACCGCTTCTGCTCCGAGCTCATCGGCGACCCGCTGGGCGAGGGCTGGGGCTTCGTCAACGTCAATCTGCGCCCCTACTACGGCGAGGGTTCCAAGACCCTGGCGTACGAGATCTGCGAGCAGCTGGGCTGGCGGCTCCCGGACCAGATCGTCATCCCGATCGCGTCCGGCTCGCAGCTCACGAAGATCGACAAGGGGCTCAAGGAGCTGATCGCCCTCGGCCTGGTCGAGGACAAGCCGTACAAGATCTTCGGCGCCCAGGCGGAGGGCTGCTCCCCGGTGTCCGCGGCCTTCAAGGCCGGGCACGACGTGGTCCGCCCGCAGAAGCCGAAGACCATCGCCAAGTCGCTGGCGATCGGCAACCCGGCCGACGGCCCGTATGTGCTCGACATCGCCCGCCGTACGGGCGGCGCGGTCGAGGACGTCAACGACGAGCAGATCGTGGACGCGATCAAGCTGCTGGCCAGGACGGAAGGCATCTTCGCGGAGACCGCGGGCGGGGTGACCGTCGGCGTGACCAAGAAGCTGATCGAGGCCGGTGTGCTCGACCCGTCCCTGACCACCGTCGTCCTGAACACCGGTGACGGCCTCAAGACGCTGGACGCGGTCGCCCCGACCTCCGGGCCCACGGCCACGATCCGTCCGGACCTGGACGCGTTCCGCGCGGCCGGCCTGGCCGGCTGA
- a CDS encoding glucosyl-3-phosphoglycerate synthase: MLEEVERWLSSRSWSATDRPLGQLLEAKHRTGRTVSVVLPALDEEATVGAIVAVIRAELMTGPVPLVDELIVLDSGSTDRTAEVAAAAGARVVPRDSVLPRLPALPGKGEVLWRSLLATTGDIVCFIDADLREFSAAFVSGIVGPLLTEPDVQFVKAMYDRPLETGGAGAGQGGRVTELVARPLLNLHWPQLAGFVQPLGGEYAARRSLLERLPFPVGYGVELGLLVDALHTVGLDALAQVDVGVRKHRHQDGQALGRMAAAIYRTAQLRLARGHLVRPRLTQFDRGDNGFVPRTTDVDTEERPPMAEIPEYAERRAA, from the coding sequence GTGCTGGAAGAGGTGGAGCGCTGGCTGAGCAGCCGCTCCTGGTCCGCCACGGACCGCCCGCTGGGTCAGCTGCTGGAGGCGAAGCACCGGACGGGCCGCACGGTCAGTGTCGTCCTGCCGGCCCTCGACGAGGAGGCCACCGTCGGGGCGATCGTGGCGGTGATCCGCGCCGAGCTGATGACCGGGCCGGTGCCGCTCGTCGATGAGCTGATCGTGCTGGACTCCGGCTCCACCGACCGCACCGCCGAGGTCGCCGCGGCGGCCGGCGCCCGGGTGGTCCCCCGCGACAGCGTCCTGCCGCGGCTGCCGGCCCTCCCCGGCAAGGGCGAGGTGCTGTGGCGCTCCCTGCTGGCCACCACCGGCGACATCGTCTGCTTCATCGACGCCGACCTGCGCGAATTCTCCGCCGCCTTCGTCTCCGGGATCGTCGGCCCGCTGCTGACCGAGCCGGACGTCCAGTTCGTGAAGGCGATGTACGACCGCCCGCTGGAGACCGGCGGCGCCGGCGCCGGCCAGGGCGGCCGGGTCACCGAGCTGGTCGCCCGCCCGCTCCTCAACCTCCACTGGCCGCAGCTGGCCGGCTTCGTCCAGCCGCTCGGCGGCGAGTACGCGGCCCGCCGCTCCCTGCTGGAGCGCCTCCCCTTCCCCGTCGGCTACGGCGTCGAGCTGGGCCTGCTCGTCGACGCCCTGCACACCGTCGGCCTCGACGCCCTGGCCCAGGTCGACGTGGGCGTCCGCAAACACCGCCACCAGGACGGCCAGGCCCTCGGCCGGATGGCCGCCGCCATCTACCGCACCGCCCAACTCCGCCTGGCCCGCGGCCACTTGGTACGCCCCCGGCTCACCCAGTTCGACCGCGGCGACAACGGCTTCGTCCCCCGTACGACGGACGTGGACACCGAGGAGCGTCCCCCGATGGCCGAAATCCCGGAGTACGCGGAGCGGCGGGCGGCGTGA
- a CDS encoding GntR family transcriptional regulator — translation MAAQEGSSPKYRRIADALKQAIAAGEFRPGDRLPGENDLMDRHGVARMTARQALGVLTSEGLAEARKGAGVFVRDFQPIRRRGVPRLAREQWGQGRSVWAADVAERDLVVDAVTVDEERASGGVAAWLGIAPGDAVTVRRRRFVLDGKPVLLSTSYLPADLVADSAITQPDTGAGGTYARLAELGSAPARFREEVRSRMPAPEEADRLGLPAGTPVLLISRTAITADGRTVEANEMILDSSAYVLEYDFDA, via the coding sequence ATGGCCGCACAGGAGGGCTCGTCGCCCAAGTACCGCAGGATCGCCGACGCGCTGAAGCAGGCGATCGCGGCAGGGGAGTTCCGCCCCGGTGACCGGCTGCCCGGAGAGAACGACCTGATGGACCGGCATGGAGTGGCCCGGATGACGGCACGTCAGGCCCTCGGTGTTCTCACCTCTGAGGGGCTTGCCGAGGCCCGCAAGGGTGCCGGTGTGTTCGTGCGGGACTTCCAGCCGATCCGGCGCCGCGGTGTTCCGCGTCTGGCCCGGGAGCAGTGGGGTCAAGGGCGGTCGGTCTGGGCAGCCGACGTCGCCGAGCGCGATCTGGTGGTGGATGCGGTCACCGTCGACGAGGAGCGGGCATCCGGCGGCGTCGCGGCGTGGTTGGGCATCGCGCCCGGAGACGCCGTCACCGTCCGGCGCCGCCGGTTCGTGCTCGACGGCAAGCCGGTGCTCCTCTCCACCTCCTATCTCCCCGCCGACCTTGTCGCGGACTCGGCGATCACGCAGCCGGACACCGGGGCCGGTGGGACGTACGCCCGGCTCGCAGAGCTGGGCTCGGCTCCTGCCCGTTTCCGGGAAGAGGTGCGCTCACGCATGCCGGCGCCGGAGGAGGCCGACCGGCTGGGCCTCCCGGCGGGCACACCCGTCCTTCTCATCAGTCGCACGGCCATCACTGCGGACGGGCGCACGGTAGAGGCCAACGAGATGATCCTCGACTCCTCCGCCTACGTGCTGGAGTACGACTTCGACGCCTGA
- a CDS encoding alpha,alpha-trehalose-phosphate synthase (UDP-forming) has translation MVSERSAAVPAGAEVLVASNRGPVSYGLTEDGTLTAKRGGGGLVSGLSAIGPNADAVWVCAALGDGDREAVRRTGGALEPGDTGGQRVRMLDIPAEVHAAAYNGIANSVLWFVHHMLYQTPLEPVFDAEFRAQWASYEAYNRAFAQALADEAAEGAAVLVQDYHLSLAPGMLRALRPDVRIAHFSHTPWAPPEYFRILPDDIAEQLLRGMLGADRLGFLTHRWANAFRACCDEVTGGTGSTRIGVHGLGADAGFLRERSQQADVQERLAALREQIGTGPDGTARKTVVRVDRTELSKNIVRGLLAYRELLAGHPSWHGRVVHVAFAYPSRQDLAVYREYTAQVGRLAEEINAEYGTESWQPVVLHVKDDFARSLAAYRLADVALVNPIRDGMNLVAKEIPVVSDQGCALVLSREAGAHEELGKDALTVNPYDVSETARVLHEALTMEAWERGERTARLAAAATALPPAQWFLEQLRALRETTPKRDTP, from the coding sequence ATGGTGTCCGAGCGCAGTGCGGCTGTCCCTGCGGGGGCCGAGGTTCTTGTTGCGTCCAATCGCGGGCCGGTCTCGTACGGCCTGACGGAGGACGGCACGCTCACCGCCAAGCGGGGCGGGGGCGGGCTGGTGTCCGGGCTGTCGGCCATCGGGCCCAATGCTGACGCGGTGTGGGTGTGTGCGGCGCTCGGGGACGGGGACCGGGAGGCTGTGCGGCGGACGGGTGGTGCGCTGGAGCCGGGGGACACCGGCGGGCAGCGGGTGCGGATGCTGGACATTCCGGCCGAGGTTCATGCCGCCGCCTACAACGGCATCGCGAACTCCGTGCTGTGGTTCGTCCACCACATGCTGTACCAGACGCCGCTGGAGCCGGTCTTCGACGCGGAGTTCCGGGCGCAGTGGGCGTCGTACGAGGCCTACAACCGCGCCTTCGCCCAGGCGCTCGCCGACGAGGCCGCCGAGGGGGCGGCGGTGCTGGTGCAGGACTACCACCTCTCCCTGGCCCCGGGGATGCTGCGGGCGCTGCGGCCCGACGTACGGATCGCCCATTTCTCGCACACGCCATGGGCCCCGCCGGAGTACTTCCGGATACTGCCGGACGACATCGCCGAGCAGCTGCTGCGGGGGATGCTGGGCGCCGACCGGCTGGGGTTCCTCACCCACCGCTGGGCGAACGCGTTCCGTGCCTGCTGTGACGAGGTGACCGGCGGCACCGGGAGCACCCGGATCGGTGTGCACGGGCTCGGGGCGGATGCCGGGTTCCTGCGTGAGCGGTCGCAGCAGGCGGACGTCCAGGAGCGGCTGGCCGCCCTGCGGGAGCAGATCGGTACGGGACCCGACGGGACGGCGCGCAAGACCGTCGTCCGGGTGGACCGGACCGAGCTGTCGAAGAACATCGTGCGGGGCCTGCTCGCCTACCGCGAGCTCCTGGCCGGACACCCGTCGTGGCACGGGCGTGTCGTGCATGTCGCCTTCGCCTATCCCTCGCGCCAGGACCTGGCCGTCTACCGGGAGTACACCGCGCAGGTCGGACGGCTCGCCGAGGAGATCAACGCCGAGTACGGCACGGAGAGTTGGCAGCCGGTCGTGCTGCATGTGAAGGACGACTTCGCACGCTCGCTGGCCGCGTACCGGCTGGCGGACGTGGCGCTGGTCAACCCGATCCGGGACGGGATGAACCTGGTCGCGAAGGAGATCCCGGTGGTCTCCGACCAGGGCTGTGCGCTGGTGCTCTCCCGGGAGGCCGGGGCGCACGAGGAGCTGGGCAAGGACGCCCTCACGGTCAATCCGTACGACGTCAGCGAGACCGCGCGGGTGCTGCACGAGGCGCTGACGATGGAGGCCTGGGAACGCGGCGAGCGCACGGCGCGGCTGGCCGCTGCCGCTACGGCGCTGCCGCCGGCGCAGTGGTTCCTGGAGCAGTTGCGGGCGCTGAGGGAGACCACCCCTAAGCGGGACACCCCCTGA